One region of Alphaproteobacteria bacterium genomic DNA includes:
- a CDS encoding P-II family nitrogen regulator, producing MKKIEAIIKPFKLDEVKEALHEMGLQGITVTEAKGFGRQKGHTELYRGAEYVVDFLPKIKIEIVADDGLIERAIEAIQKAAHTGRIGDGKIFVSTVEEAIRIRTGETGTEAI from the coding sequence ATGAAAAAAATAGAAGCCATCATAAAGCCCTTCAAGCTTGACGAGGTGAAGGAAGCGCTGCACGAGATGGGTCTGCAGGGCATCACCGTCACCGAAGCCAAGGGTTTCGGGCGCCAGAAGGGACATACTGAACTTTACCGCGGCGCCGAGTACGTGGTCGACTTCCTGCCCAAGATCAAGATCGAGATAGTCGCCGACGACGGTTTGATCGAGCGCGCTATCGAGGCCATTCAGAAAGCCGCCCATACTGGTCGCATTGGCGATGGCAAGATCTTCGTCAGCACCGTTGAGGAAGCTATTCGCATTCGCACCGGAGAGACTGGCACCGAAGCAATATAA